In the Brassica napus cultivar Da-Ae chromosome A7, Da-Ae, whole genome shotgun sequence genome, one interval contains:
- the LOC106403026 gene encoding zinc finger protein VAR3, chloroplastic, giving the protein MGYTKVITWSDRINTNVFEDTVLIGNTSVYPPKLLMMRFFKTRHYHGGYIRRTILSPKPVNAVSQHIHDLPQTQNPEIARSGLADDPSSHPWPEWLDLMGMLVKKGYFGESVTSPKESNHIRTACLDFARHRFTLVRYLSKKDIKVIAGCGCPSIDRKVVNSGKRLRAYVGIDEVNVCGSCNLRGKCERAYAQARDEEGARTIDVMRILLTYGLDSISPAVVNRACQTKFVEDSVRKLLRESVEYSLQDVECSATVASRDELHPNSLENDERDPRKRPGDWHCTECKFLNFAKNIRCLRCDVFSEERLKQLKQEQKDHLPLKKGDWICQTCNFLNFAKNTGCLRCKDKPSMRQINPGEWECESCYYINFRRNSVCLKCDHKRQKAPVVTPDSKSVGDHHSRVSKTWSFVKEEEEEEEEEGEEDGVMGFPVEGGRSSVSRSVEKREKWKLEMTQRMRSNGHEKKKDDDEERESRRCYDRRKIELLGNCSDDGEMDDWFSPT; this is encoded by the exons ATGGGTTATACAAAAGTTATAACTTGGTCCGACCGTATTAACACAAATGTCTTTGAAGATACTGTACTAATAGGCAATACTTCAGTTTACCCGCCAAAACTCTTGATGATGAGATTCTTCAAGACCCGCCACTACCATGGCGGCTACATCCGTCGAACCATTCTCTCCCCAAAACCAGTCAACGCCGTGTCACAACATATCCACGATCTACCTCAAACCCAAAACCCCGAGATCGCCAGATCAGGTTTGGCTGATGATCCAAGCTCTCACCCATGGCCCGAGTGGCTAGATTTGATGGGGATGCTTGTGAAGAAAGGTTACTTCGGAGAAAGCGTGACGAGTCCCAAGGAATCGAATCATATTCGTACTGCTTGTCTCGATTTCGCCCGCCATCGATTCACTCTCGTGAG ATACTTGTCGAAGAAAGATATAAAAGTGATTGCTGGGTGTGGATGTCCCAGCATTGACAGGAAGGTTGTGAACTCAGGAAAGCGTCTAAGAGCTTATGTGGGCATTGATGAAGTAAAT GTGTGTGGCTCTTGCAACTTGAGAGGGAAATGTGAAAGGGCTTATGCGCAAGCACGAGATGAGGAAGGTGCTAGAACTATAGATGTCATGCGTATACTGCTGACTTATGGGCTTGATTCCATTTCTCCTGCTGTGGTGAACCGTGCTTGTCAAACCAAGTTTGTTGAAGATTCTGTGAGGAAGTTGCTGAGAGAAAGCGTGGAGTATAGCTTACAGGACGTTGAGTGTTCTGCGACTGTGGCATCTCGAGATGAGCTCCACCCAAATTCACTGGAGAATGATGAGAGAGACCCGCGGAAAAGGCCAGGGGATTGGCACTGTACAGA ATGCAAGTTCCTAAACTTTGCGAAAAACATAAGATGCTTGCGGTGTGATGTATTTTCTGAGGAGCGGCTGAAGCAGTTGAAGCAAGAACAGAAAGATCATCTCCCACTGAAGAAAGGAGATTGGATATGCCAAAC ATGCAATTTCCTGAATTTCGCGAAGAACACGGGTTGCTTAAGGTGCAAAGACAAGCCTTCAATGCGTCAAATCAATCCGGGAGAGTGGGAATGCGAGTC GTGCTATTACATCAATTTTAGAAGAAACTCTGTTTGTTTGAAGTGTGATCACAAGAGACAAAAGGCTCCAGTGGTCACACCGGATTCAAAGAGTGTTGGTGATCATCACAGCAGAGTTTCAAAGACGTGGAGTTTtgtaaaagaagaagaggaggaggaagaagaagaaggagaagaagatggtgtGATGGGATTTCCAGTAGAAGGAGGGAGAAGTAGTGTTTCAAGGAGTgtggaaaagagagagaaatggAAGTTGGAGATGACACAGAGGATGAGAAGTAATGGgcatgaaaagaaaaaagatgatGACGAAGAGAGAGAGTCAAGAAGGTGTTATGATCGGAGAAAGATTGAGCTTCTAGGTAATTGCAGTGATGATGGAGAGATGGATGATTGGTTTTCTCCAACTTAA